In one window of Micromonospora cathayae DNA:
- a CDS encoding alanine racemase, with protein MATERDLLRDRLDQATAHLDPPFVAVDLAAFDANAAALADRAAGKPIRVASKSVRSRDLLSRVLARPGWQGVLAFTLPEAIHLVRTGVSDDVVVAYPTADRAALAELAADPALADTVTLMVDAPAQLDLIDVVRAPGQRPELRLCLDLDASWRPLRGRLHVGVRRSPLHSATAAGAFAATVAGRRGFRLVGVMAYEAQIAGLGDAPPGQTLRATAIRAMQRRSYRELLARRGAAVAAVRAHADLEFVNGGGTGSVAATSADQSVTEITAGSGLYGPTLFDAYRAWRPVPAAFFACAVVRRPAPGLATVLGGGWIASGPADPSRLPRPWLPAGLRLVGTEGAGEVQTPLAGAPADLLRVGDRVWFRHAKAGEVGERVNELHLVDGDAVVATVPTYRGDGHAFL; from the coding sequence GTGGCCACCGAACGCGACCTGCTCCGCGACCGCCTGGACCAGGCGACCGCCCACCTCGACCCGCCGTTCGTCGCCGTGGACCTGGCCGCGTTCGACGCCAACGCCGCCGCGCTCGCCGACCGCGCCGCCGGCAAGCCGATCCGGGTCGCCAGCAAGTCGGTACGCAGTCGTGACCTGCTGAGCCGGGTCCTCGCCCGGCCCGGCTGGCAGGGTGTGCTGGCGTTCACCCTGCCCGAGGCGATCCACCTGGTCCGCACCGGCGTCAGCGACGACGTGGTGGTGGCGTACCCGACCGCCGACCGGGCCGCCCTGGCCGAACTGGCCGCCGACCCGGCGCTCGCCGACACGGTGACCCTGATGGTGGACGCCCCGGCCCAACTCGACCTGATCGACGTGGTACGCGCCCCCGGGCAGCGCCCCGAGCTGCGGCTCTGCCTCGACCTGGACGCCTCCTGGCGGCCCCTGCGCGGTCGGCTGCACGTCGGGGTGCGCCGGTCCCCGCTGCACAGCGCCACGGCGGCCGGCGCGTTCGCCGCCACCGTCGCCGGCCGGCGCGGCTTCCGGCTGGTGGGCGTGATGGCGTACGAGGCGCAGATCGCCGGGCTGGGCGACGCCCCACCGGGGCAGACGCTCCGGGCCACCGCGATCCGGGCGATGCAGCGCCGGTCGTACCGGGAACTGCTGGCCCGCCGGGGCGCGGCGGTGGCCGCCGTACGGGCGCACGCCGACCTGGAGTTCGTCAACGGCGGCGGCACCGGCAGCGTGGCCGCGACCAGCGCCGACCAGTCGGTCACCGAGATCACCGCCGGTTCCGGGCTGTACGGGCCGACGTTGTTCGACGCGTACCGGGCCTGGCGGCCCGTCCCGGCGGCGTTCTTCGCCTGCGCGGTGGTCCGCCGTCCGGCACCGGGGCTGGCCACCGTGCTCGGCGGCGGCTGGATCGCCTCCGGTCCGGCCGACCCGAGCCGGCTCCCCCGGCCCTGGTTGCCGGCCGGGCTGCGGCTGGTCGGCACCGAGGGCGCGGGCGAGGTGCAGACCCCGCTGGCCGGCGCGCCGGCCGACCTGCTGCGGGTGGGCGACCGGGTCTGGTTCCGCCACGCCAAGGCCGGCGAGGTCGGTGAGCGGGTCAACGAACTGCACCTGGTGGACGGGGACGCCGTGGTGGCGACCGTCCCCACCTACCGGGGCGATGGCCACG
- the tmk gene encoding dTMP kinase, with product MLGAASYGDWLGLLATSVFAASQVEGSTAKGAAFGTLIAIRLLPALLLGAVAGVLADRFDRRWTMVICDVLRFLLFASIPLVALLGASGATVVGWAVVATILIETITLLWIPAKEAAVPNLIPRARLETANQLTLITTYGITPILAALSIAGLDGAVRAATGGEVPSWSEPAQLALWFNALSRLATALVVAFGIKEISQGGADQQARTEQSMFRQFKEGWRFIGRTPLVRGLVLGIFGAFAGGGIVIGTARFFAASLGAGDAAFYLLFGAIFIGLAIGIGLGPMIVRELSRRRWFGMSIVLASASVLALAFAIHLSMAMLGAVLVGAGAGMAFLAGTTLLGGEIADEVRGRVFAVVQIGTRLVLIFAISLSSLLVGVGGSRELRIADLGISISSTRLLLLAAGLAGIFAGISAFGQMDDKKGVPVLADLWGSMRGRPLTPAEPFVSSGLFVVFEGGEGAGKSTQVTRLAETLGGQGREVVVTREPGATGVGARIRALVLGAPGSDTPSPRAEALLYAADRAHHVATVVRPALARGAVVISDRYVDSSLAYQGAGRTLPVDEVSWLSSWATGGLKPDLVVLLDVEPQTGLGRVASRGEATDHVEAESLAFHERVRYAFLDLAAADPKRYLVLDASRPVDEIAARVARRIEEMLVDPSAIVHPAPAKPPDTSVQPELSDAELVTMEQTR from the coding sequence GTGCTCGGCGCGGCCTCGTACGGTGACTGGCTGGGCCTGCTCGCCACCTCCGTCTTCGCCGCCAGCCAGGTGGAGGGCAGCACCGCCAAGGGTGCCGCGTTCGGCACCCTGATCGCGATCCGGCTGCTGCCCGCGCTGCTGCTCGGCGCGGTCGCCGGGGTTCTCGCCGACCGGTTCGACCGGCGCTGGACGATGGTCATCTGTGACGTGCTCCGGTTCCTGCTGTTCGCCAGTATCCCGCTGGTCGCGCTGCTCGGGGCGAGCGGAGCCACGGTGGTCGGCTGGGCGGTGGTGGCGACCATCCTGATCGAGACGATCACCCTGCTGTGGATCCCGGCCAAGGAGGCGGCGGTCCCGAACCTCATCCCGCGCGCCCGGCTGGAGACGGCCAACCAGCTCACCCTGATCACCACGTACGGCATCACCCCGATCCTGGCCGCGCTGAGCATCGCCGGGCTCGACGGCGCGGTCCGCGCGGCCACCGGCGGCGAGGTGCCGTCCTGGTCCGAGCCGGCGCAGCTCGCGCTCTGGTTCAACGCGCTGTCCCGGCTGGCGACCGCGCTGGTGGTGGCCTTCGGCATCAAGGAGATCAGCCAGGGCGGGGCCGACCAGCAGGCCCGTACCGAGCAGAGCATGTTCCGCCAGTTCAAGGAGGGCTGGCGGTTCATCGGCCGGACCCCGCTGGTCCGTGGCCTGGTGCTCGGCATCTTCGGGGCGTTCGCCGGGGGCGGCATCGTGATCGGCACCGCCCGGTTCTTCGCCGCCTCGCTGGGTGCCGGTGACGCCGCCTTCTACCTCCTCTTCGGGGCGATCTTCATCGGCCTGGCCATCGGTATCGGGCTCGGCCCGATGATCGTCCGGGAACTGTCCCGGCGGCGCTGGTTCGGGATGAGTATCGTGCTGGCCAGCGCGTCCGTGCTGGCGCTCGCCTTCGCCATCCACCTGTCCATGGCGATGCTCGGCGCGGTGCTGGTCGGCGCGGGTGCCGGCATGGCCTTCCTCGCCGGCACCACCCTGCTCGGTGGGGAGATCGCCGACGAGGTACGCGGCCGGGTCTTCGCCGTGGTCCAGATCGGTACCCGGCTGGTACTGATCTTCGCGATCTCGCTGAGCAGCCTGCTGGTCGGCGTCGGCGGCTCGCGGGAGCTGCGCATCGCCGACCTGGGCATCTCCATCTCCTCGACCCGGTTGCTGCTGCTCGCCGCCGGGCTCGCCGGGATCTTCGCCGGGATCAGCGCCTTCGGCCAGATGGACGACAAGAAGGGCGTCCCGGTGCTGGCCGACCTGTGGGGCTCGATGCGGGGCCGTCCGCTCACCCCGGCCGAGCCGTTCGTCTCCAGCGGTCTGTTCGTGGTCTTCGAGGGCGGTGAGGGGGCCGGCAAGTCCACCCAGGTCACCCGGCTCGCCGAGACCCTGGGCGGGCAGGGCCGTGAGGTGGTGGTGACCCGGGAGCCGGGTGCCACGGGTGTCGGCGCGCGGATCCGCGCGCTGGTGCTCGGTGCCCCCGGCTCGGACACCCCGTCGCCCCGCGCCGAGGCGCTGCTCTACGCCGCCGACCGGGCGCACCACGTCGCCACCGTGGTCCGGCCGGCGCTCGCCCGGGGCGCGGTGGTGATCAGCGACCGGTACGTCGACTCGTCCCTGGCGTACCAGGGGGCCGGCCGGACGCTCCCGGTCGACGAGGTCTCCTGGCTCTCCTCCTGGGCCACCGGCGGCCTCAAGCCCGACCTGGTGGTGCTGCTGGACGTGGAGCCGCAGACCGGCCTGGGCCGGGTGGCCAGCCGGGGCGAGGCGACCGACCACGTGGAGGCCGAGTCGTTGGCCTTCCACGAACGGGTCCGGTACGCCTTCCTCGACCTGGCCGCCGCCGACCCCAAGCGGTACCTGGTCCTCGACGCGTCCCGCCCGGTCGACGAGATCGCCGCCCGGGTGGCCCGCCGGATCGAGGAGATGCTGGTCGACCCGTCCGCGATCGTGCACCCGGCCCCGGCGAAACCGCCGGACACCTCGGTGCAGCCGGAGTTATCCGACGCGGAGCTGGTGACGATGGAGCAGACCCGCTGA
- a CDS encoding DNA polymerase III subunit delta', whose translation MPEVFADLVGQDEAVETLRRAAAAAAAVFRAAHAGPAPAAAAGGVETGNGPGEAGAPVDPGAGMTHAWIFTGPPGSGRSEAARAFAAALQCVRGTGCGECAGCHTTLAGTHADVRLVVPEGLSIGVNEMRALVLRAASTPSGGRWQVVIISDADRLTEAAGNALLKAIEEPPPRTVFLLCAPSTHPDDISVTIRSRCRLVPLRQPPPGAVAEVLVRRDGIAPDVAEWAASAAQGHVGRARLLAADPEARARRDAVLAVPRRLTGVGAAFDAASALIEAAEAEAAAAVAETDAAERTALQTALGAGGTGRGAAGAIRGAAGQLKELERRQKSRATRAQRDALDRALVDLAGFYRDALVTALRAPVAPVHTDTVAMARAGAEKWDAEGALRRLEAVLECRAALEANVKPRIAVEAMMLALWKG comes from the coding sequence ATGCCGGAGGTCTTCGCCGACCTGGTCGGCCAGGACGAGGCGGTGGAAACCCTGCGCCGGGCCGCCGCCGCTGCCGCCGCCGTGTTCCGCGCCGCCCACGCCGGACCCGCCCCCGCTGCCGCCGCCGGCGGGGTGGAGACCGGGAACGGCCCGGGGGAGGCGGGGGCACCGGTGGACCCGGGTGCCGGGATGACCCACGCCTGGATCTTCACCGGACCGCCCGGTTCGGGGCGCTCGGAGGCCGCCCGCGCGTTCGCCGCCGCCCTCCAGTGCGTCCGGGGCACCGGGTGCGGGGAGTGCGCCGGCTGCCACACCACCCTGGCCGGTACCCACGCCGACGTGCGCCTGGTCGTGCCGGAGGGGCTCTCCATCGGCGTCAACGAGATGCGGGCGCTGGTGCTGCGGGCGGCGTCCACCCCGTCCGGGGGCCGGTGGCAGGTCGTGATCATCTCGGACGCCGACCGGCTCACCGAGGCGGCCGGGAACGCGCTGCTCAAGGCGATCGAGGAACCACCACCCCGGACGGTCTTCCTGCTCTGCGCCCCGTCCACCCACCCCGACGACATCTCGGTGACCATCCGGTCGCGCTGTCGACTCGTACCGCTGCGGCAGCCGCCGCCCGGCGCGGTGGCCGAGGTGCTGGTCCGCCGGGACGGCATCGCACCCGACGTGGCCGAGTGGGCGGCGTCGGCCGCGCAGGGGCACGTCGGCCGGGCCCGGCTGCTGGCCGCCGACCCGGAGGCCCGGGCCCGCCGGGACGCGGTGCTCGCGGTGCCGCGCCGGCTCACCGGGGTGGGCGCGGCCTTCGACGCCGCGTCCGCGCTGATCGAGGCGGCCGAGGCGGAGGCCGCGGCGGCGGTCGCCGAGACCGACGCCGCCGAGCGGACCGCGTTGCAGACCGCGCTCGGCGCGGGCGGCACCGGCCGGGGTGCCGCCGGAGCCATCCGGGGTGCCGCCGGCCAGCTCAAGGAGCTGGAGCGGCGGCAGAAGTCGCGGGCCACCCGGGCGCAGCGCGACGCGCTGGACCGGGCCCTGGTCGACCTGGCCGGCTTCTACCGGGACGCGCTGGTCACCGCGCTACGGGCCCCGGTCGCGCCGGTGCACACCGACACCGTGGCGATGGCCCGCGCCGGGGCGGAGAAGTGGGACGCCGAGGGCGCGCTGCGGCGGCTGGAGGCGGTACTGGAGTGCCGGGCCGCGCTCGAGGCCAACGTCAAGCCCCGGATCGCCGTGGAGGCGATGATGCTCGCCCTCTGGAAGGGCTGA
- a CDS encoding YbaB/EbfC family nucleoid-associated protein encodes MPRGEIDEAWIEEAVRRYRRIESLQAEFDAAVATVQVTVRSPDGLVEVVVTAAGTITDVRFLGPLHHRSPRDVANSVQAAVTAAGDAAQWAREKLHNETFTAYRPLAGA; translated from the coding sequence ATGCCGCGGGGGGAGATCGACGAAGCCTGGATCGAGGAGGCGGTGCGGCGCTACCGCCGGATCGAGTCCCTTCAGGCCGAGTTCGACGCGGCGGTCGCCACCGTCCAGGTCACCGTACGGTCACCGGACGGGCTGGTCGAGGTGGTGGTCACCGCCGCCGGCACGATCACCGACGTCCGGTTCCTCGGCCCACTGCACCACCGCAGTCCACGCGACGTGGCCAACTCGGTGCAGGCGGCGGTCACCGCCGCCGGTGACGCCGCCCAGTGGGCCCGGGAGAAGCTGCACAACGAGACCTTCACCGCCTACCGGCCGCTGGCGGGAGCCTGA
- a CDS encoding PSP1 domain-containing protein, producing the protein MGMLCAVSFNRYGRLYYLDPGEFRPQVGDRVLVPTDDGPEVAECVWAAQWVSEDTDGFPKLAGLADEEDLRRDEQLRKRKAEAKVASKRLIREHGLPMKVVAVDHVLGAESGGNGRTTVYFTAPHRVDFRALVRDLGATLHCRVELRQLSARDSARVQGGIGSCGRDLCCATFLTDFEPVTIRMAKDQDLPLNPLRISGACGRLMCCLKYEHPLYQKFHESAPSIGSRVSTPEGDGKVVGHSVPRDAVTVRLDADGSRSMCSRADVCGSRRAYDSRDPSDPAGATR; encoded by the coding sequence ATGGGCATGCTCTGTGCGGTCAGCTTCAACCGGTACGGGCGTCTCTACTACCTCGACCCGGGCGAGTTCCGGCCGCAGGTGGGCGACCGGGTGCTGGTCCCCACCGACGACGGGCCCGAGGTGGCCGAGTGCGTCTGGGCGGCGCAGTGGGTCAGCGAGGACACCGACGGTTTCCCGAAGCTGGCCGGGCTCGCCGACGAGGAGGACCTACGCCGCGACGAGCAGCTCCGCAAGCGCAAGGCCGAGGCGAAGGTGGCCTCGAAGCGGCTGATCCGTGAGCACGGGCTGCCGATGAAGGTGGTGGCCGTCGACCACGTCCTGGGTGCCGAGTCCGGGGGCAACGGCCGGACCACCGTGTACTTCACCGCGCCGCACCGGGTGGACTTCCGGGCCCTGGTCCGGGACCTCGGCGCGACCCTGCACTGCCGGGTCGAGCTGCGGCAGCTGTCGGCCCGCGATTCGGCCCGGGTGCAGGGCGGCATCGGTTCCTGCGGCCGGGACCTGTGCTGCGCCACCTTCCTCACCGACTTCGAGCCGGTGACCATCCGGATGGCGAAGGACCAGGACCTGCCGCTCAACCCGCTGCGGATCTCGGGAGCGTGCGGCCGGCTGATGTGCTGCCTGAAGTACGAACATCCGCTGTACCAGAAGTTCCACGAGTCGGCCCCGTCGATCGGGTCCCGCGTCTCCACTCCGGAGGGCGACGGCAAGGTGGTGGGCCACAGCGTCCCGAGAGACGCGGTGACCGTCCGGCTGGACGCCGACGGTTCGCGCTCCATGTGCTCCCGGGCCGACGTCTGCGGCTCCCGGCGCGCCTACGACAGCCGTGACCCGTCGGATCCGGCGGGGGCGACCCGCTGA
- a CDS encoding metallophosphoesterase family protein has translation MSDEPLRDEPVSRDPRRPRSTEPRELGFTPRRAVPWLAPFLLISTGIRTLLAMLFGAYLDKRELQNALGDGVFRQVGPDGGLWLDYVADLGDGFDATYSVAYLIGQPELTVDGHRLPRAGTLVMGGDQVYPSAGYGAYEDRCKGPYQAALPLATPGGPTLFAVPGNHDWYDGLTAFLRLFVRSRDQFFGGWRTAQSRSYFAVELPADWWLLGLDDQSGSYLDDPQLSYFDQVAARLGPRSRVILAVPAPTWVRAVDSPTAYDSLDYFIRTIVTPTGATVRLIVTGDLHHYARYAGPDRQLVTCGGGGAYLYPTHKLPERIEVPPRDTLARRASHSEPYELAGRYPTAARSRRYAWGIFPRLPLRNPGFCALLGTLHTLLMLAMAAVSSNRTGGAEQRLFSVPLVVMLLVTLLGAGFFAKPPSADGRRHARHWILGLTHGLAHVALAAAGTWVWLRLPFYDWPWPMPVVAAAVLYGPVIGVLASQLTAGYLLVAGSFGVNVNELFAGQGIEDAKSFLRLRIDPDGTLTIYPIAVPKVSRRWRVNPDQSPTASWLVPERPLTPHLAEPPIVLPPSP, from the coding sequence GTGAGCGACGAGCCCCTACGCGACGAGCCTGTCAGCCGCGACCCGCGCCGCCCGCGCAGCACCGAGCCCCGCGAGCTGGGGTTCACGCCCCGCCGGGCGGTGCCGTGGCTCGCGCCGTTCCTGCTGATCAGCACCGGCATCCGTACGCTGCTCGCGATGCTCTTCGGGGCGTACCTGGACAAGCGGGAGTTGCAGAACGCCCTCGGCGACGGCGTGTTCCGCCAGGTCGGCCCGGACGGCGGGCTCTGGCTGGACTACGTGGCCGACCTGGGCGACGGCTTCGACGCCACGTACTCGGTGGCGTACCTGATCGGCCAGCCGGAGCTGACCGTCGACGGGCACCGGCTGCCCCGGGCGGGGACCCTGGTGATGGGCGGCGACCAGGTGTACCCGTCGGCCGGCTACGGCGCGTACGAGGACCGGTGCAAGGGGCCGTACCAGGCGGCGCTGCCGCTGGCCACCCCGGGCGGGCCGACGCTGTTCGCGGTGCCCGGCAACCACGACTGGTACGACGGGCTGACCGCGTTCCTGCGGCTGTTCGTCCGCTCCCGGGACCAGTTCTTCGGCGGCTGGCGGACCGCGCAGTCCCGGTCGTACTTCGCCGTCGAGCTGCCCGCCGACTGGTGGCTGCTGGGCCTGGACGACCAGTCCGGGTCGTATCTGGACGATCCGCAGCTCAGCTACTTCGACCAGGTCGCGGCCCGGCTCGGGCCACGGTCCCGGGTGATCCTGGCGGTGCCCGCCCCGACCTGGGTGCGCGCCGTCGACAGCCCCACCGCGTACGACTCGCTGGACTACTTCATCCGCACCATCGTCACGCCGACCGGGGCGACGGTACGCCTGATCGTCACCGGCGACCTGCACCACTACGCCCGCTACGCCGGCCCGGACCGGCAGCTGGTCACCTGCGGGGGCGGGGGCGCGTACCTCTACCCCACGCACAAGCTCCCGGAGCGGATCGAGGTGCCACCGCGCGACACCCTGGCCCGCCGGGCCAGCCACTCCGAGCCGTACGAGCTGGCCGGCCGGTACCCGACGGCGGCCCGCTCCCGGCGGTACGCCTGGGGCATCTTCCCCCGGCTGCCGCTGCGCAACCCGGGGTTCTGCGCGCTGCTGGGCACCCTGCACACCCTGCTGATGCTGGCCATGGCGGCGGTGTCGTCGAACCGTACCGGTGGGGCCGAGCAGCGGCTGTTCAGCGTGCCGCTGGTGGTGATGCTGCTGGTGACGCTGCTCGGCGCGGGGTTCTTCGCCAAGCCGCCCAGCGCGGACGGCAGGCGGCACGCCCGGCACTGGATCCTCGGCCTGACGCACGGGCTCGCGCACGTCGCGCTGGCCGCCGCCGGCACCTGGGTCTGGCTGCGGCTACCGTTCTACGACTGGCCGTGGCCGATGCCGGTGGTCGCCGCCGCCGTGCTGTACGGGCCGGTGATCGGCGTGCTGGCCAGCCAGCTCACCGCCGGATACCTGCTGGTGGCGGGGAGTTTCGGGGTGAACGTGAACGAGCTGTTCGCCGGCCAGGGCATCGAGGACGCGAAGTCCTTCCTCCGGCTGCGCATCGACCCGGACGGCACGCTGACGATCTACCCGATCGCCGTACCGAAGGTGTCCCGGCGCTGGCGGGTCAACCCGGACCAGTCGCCGACCGCCTCCTGGCTGGTCCCCGAACGTCCGCTGACCCCCCACCTGGCGGAACCCCCGATCGTCCTGCCGCCCTCCCCATGA
- a CDS encoding response regulator transcription factor, whose translation MRIVIAEDLALLREGLIRILQANGFEVVEAVDNGAALIRSLMTHRPDVAIVDVRLPPTFTDEGLRSAIEARRQIPGLPIMVLSQYVEQIYARELMSDRAGAVGYLLKDRVTDVDQFVASVRQVAAGSTVMDPDVVSALLTRRSADPKLLGLSPREHEVLALMAQGRSNAAIAARMFVTEKTVSKHSNSIFAKLGLKPSEDDNRRILAVLAYLQG comes from the coding sequence GTGCGTATCGTGATAGCCGAGGACCTCGCCCTGCTCCGCGAGGGCCTGATCAGGATTCTGCAGGCCAATGGGTTCGAGGTTGTGGAGGCCGTTGACAACGGGGCCGCGCTGATCCGGTCGCTGATGACGCACCGTCCCGACGTCGCCATCGTCGACGTGCGGTTGCCGCCGACCTTCACCGACGAGGGACTGCGTTCCGCCATAGAAGCCCGCCGGCAGATTCCAGGCCTGCCCATCATGGTGCTCTCGCAGTATGTCGAGCAGATCTACGCCAGAGAGCTGATGTCGGATCGGGCGGGCGCGGTGGGCTACCTGTTGAAGGACAGGGTTACGGACGTCGACCAATTCGTCGCCAGTGTCCGGCAGGTCGCTGCCGGCAGCACCGTTATGGACCCCGACGTGGTGAGTGCACTGCTCACCCGCCGCTCCGCCGACCCTAAGCTCCTGGGCCTGAGCCCACGCGAGCATGAGGTCCTCGCTCTGATGGCCCAGGGCCGGTCGAACGCTGCGATCGCCGCCCGGATGTTCGTCACCGAGAAGACTGTCAGCAAACACAGCAACAGCATCTTCGCCAAGCTCGGTCTCAAGCCCTCCGAGGACGACAACCGCCGGATCCTGGCGGTCCTGGCCTACCTGCAGGGCTGA
- a CDS encoding sensor histidine kinase gives MTDFSGTTLPGGSSPSRERSGPGPVARSGPTPRSALALRMSLLGWSLVLLTGSVLGAVLATVWITSVSIAALGVGIPLILLTTALVRWLADLHRQWAADRLGVPVPAHPYQPTPDAGWLARLWTILRDPATWRDWIWLVVNSITIWLSSGLSLLFFAFGVVYLTYPLIYQLTPPQVFRTPMGEAFRLHSVAQSFALVPLGPVFLLLWYTTAARLANLNARVIRALLGPTEQARLRARVQQLATSRAETADTQAGELRRIERDLHDGAQARLVSLGMSLGLAEQLLPKDPQAAQQLLAEARESTSSALTELRDLVRGIHPPVLADRGLEGALKALALVNPIPTTVVTRLPGRLPAPIESAAYFAVAEALSNAIKHAQARQIRITVELAPHRDGAAGELTMLVSDDGRGGASIDSGTGLRGIQRRLAAFDGTLAVDSPPGGPTEVRMSLPCVS, from the coding sequence ATGACCGATTTCAGCGGAACCACACTTCCCGGCGGCTCCTCGCCCTCGCGGGAGCGCTCCGGGCCTGGTCCCGTCGCACGCAGCGGTCCAACTCCGCGCTCCGCGCTGGCCTTGCGGATGAGCCTGTTGGGCTGGTCGCTGGTGCTGCTGACAGGTTCGGTCCTGGGTGCCGTGCTGGCCACGGTCTGGATCACCTCGGTGTCAATCGCCGCTCTCGGCGTCGGAATCCCCTTGATTCTGCTCACCACCGCACTGGTGCGCTGGCTTGCCGACCTGCACCGCCAGTGGGCCGCCGACCGGCTCGGCGTACCGGTGCCCGCCCACCCCTATCAGCCGACGCCGGACGCCGGGTGGCTGGCGCGGCTCTGGACGATCCTGCGCGACCCGGCGACGTGGCGGGACTGGATCTGGTTGGTGGTCAACTCGATCACCATATGGTTGAGTAGCGGACTGTCGCTGCTGTTCTTCGCCTTCGGAGTCGTCTACCTGACCTATCCGCTCATCTATCAACTGACGCCTCCTCAGGTGTTCCGCACCCCGATGGGGGAGGCCTTCCGGCTGCACAGCGTCGCGCAGTCTTTCGCGCTGGTACCGCTCGGTCCGGTTTTCCTTCTGCTCTGGTACACCACTGCGGCACGCCTGGCGAACCTCAACGCTCGGGTGATCCGCGCTCTGCTCGGCCCCACCGAGCAGGCGCGCCTGCGGGCACGCGTTCAACAGTTGGCGACCTCGCGAGCCGAGACCGCCGACACCCAGGCCGGCGAGCTGCGCCGAATCGAACGCGACCTGCACGACGGCGCGCAGGCCCGGCTGGTGTCGCTGGGTATGAGCCTGGGCTTGGCCGAACAGTTACTGCCCAAGGATCCGCAGGCAGCCCAGCAGCTGCTGGCTGAGGCCCGCGAGTCGACCTCCAGCGCCCTGACCGAGCTGCGCGACCTGGTACGAGGCATCCATCCGCCGGTACTGGCCGACCGTGGCCTGGAGGGCGCCCTCAAGGCCCTGGCCCTGGTCAATCCGATCCCGACCACGGTGGTGACCCGCCTACCCGGACGGCTGCCGGCCCCGATCGAGTCCGCGGCCTACTTCGCCGTCGCCGAGGCATTGTCGAACGCGATCAAGCACGCCCAGGCCCGGCAGATCCGGATCACTGTGGAGCTCGCACCCCATCGGGACGGCGCCGCAGGAGAGTTGACGATGCTGGTGTCCGACGACGGCCGTGGGGGTGCTTCGATCGATTCCGGCACCGGCCTGCGTGGCATCCAGCGTCGGCTGGCGGCCTTCGACGGCACGCTGGCCGTTGACAGTCCGCCGGGCGGACCTACCGAGGTGAGGATGTCGCTGCCGTGCGTATCGTGA
- a CDS encoding alpha/beta fold hydrolase translates to MTTQKISRFHRAALALVLPVAVIGALAACDDSTEPQAAPAASPEAAVPSTSVSAAPAAGLHMIANNGHQLAFHVTPGGSPTIVLDAGGGEDSSYWDALVPQLSQATGSQIITYDRAGMGASEEVQGPWDPQAAASDLQAGLRELGVTQNVVLAGHSQAGEVAHYFVLANPGVVSGAVLIDANVPQFFTDTQIQRIVTLTAPQIEELKKAPSTKANRQLIATADNFGPTHQAYHKVSWPDSVPVIYVVSDKTPFDGSPQDAQAWRDAAAAFVKAGPDRTLVAAKGSSHDVPQDKPVLVLNEIAQMTATVK, encoded by the coding sequence ATGACCACACAGAAAATCTCCCGGTTCCATCGGGCTGCCCTGGCCCTCGTCCTTCCCGTCGCCGTGATAGGGGCACTCGCCGCATGTGATGACTCGACGGAGCCGCAGGCCGCGCCCGCGGCCAGTCCGGAAGCCGCGGTTCCCTCGACCTCGGTAAGCGCGGCGCCCGCAGCGGGCTTGCATATGATCGCCAACAACGGGCATCAGCTTGCCTTCCACGTCACGCCCGGAGGTTCTCCCACCATCGTGCTGGACGCCGGCGGCGGCGAGGACTCCTCGTACTGGGATGCCCTGGTGCCGCAGCTGTCGCAGGCCACCGGATCGCAGATCATCACCTACGACCGGGCCGGTATGGGCGCCAGCGAGGAGGTGCAGGGCCCGTGGGACCCCCAGGCCGCCGCCTCCGACCTGCAGGCCGGTCTGCGTGAACTCGGCGTCACCCAGAACGTGGTCCTCGCGGGCCACTCGCAGGCAGGGGAGGTGGCCCACTACTTCGTCCTCGCGAACCCCGGCGTTGTCTCCGGGGCGGTGCTGATCGATGCCAACGTGCCGCAATTCTTCACCGACACCCAGATCCAACGAATTGTCACGCTGACCGCGCCGCAGATCGAAGAGCTCAAGAAGGCGCCGTCGACGAAGGCGAACCGCCAGCTCATTGCCACGGCCGACAACTTCGGTCCCACGCACCAGGCGTACCACAAGGTCTCCTGGCCCGACAGCGTCCCCGTCATCTATGTCGTGTCGGACAAGACACCCTTCGACGGATCTCCGCAGGACGCTCAGGCCTGGCGCGACGCGGCCGCCGCGTTCGTCAAGGCGGGGCCCGACCGCACCCTCGTCGCCGCCAAGGGCAGCTCGCACGACGTTCCCCAGGACAAGCCCGTCCTGGTGCTCAACGAAATCGCACAGATGACCGCCACCGTCAAGTAA